CGATCGCCTTGCAGTCCCCGTCCACCGCACCGTGACCGACTCTCAGGAGCCGCACTTCCCGGTGACCCACTTGCGGTTTAATCGGGAAACGAGCCACGTCGACGTTGATGTCATCGACGAGCGCACGGTGCGTGTATGCGTTCCAGGTTCCCCGGATTCCCTGGTGAGCCTTAGCAAGCGCTCCCAAGCTGAGGTTCTCTCTGAAGAATTGCGCCATCTAGATGCCGATAAGACTTATGCGCAAGCACTCCGTGCGCTCGCGCAAGTAGACTACAGTAAGCAGTAAAACGGCTTAACTCTGATTCTTTGCAAAGGATAGCGATACCTCATGGTAACTCTTCACCGCGTAAGCGATGTGGATGACCTTATCTCCCAGGCCGCGCTGAAATTCGTGGATACCGTAGCGCGTATCCAGGCCGCCGGTGGCGGGCTCCACCACGATGGGGTCGCGCGAGTTGTCCTAACCGGCGGTGGCGCTGGAATTGGCGTTCTTCACGAGCTAGCTCGTTTGGAGTTCGCGGCACAGCAGCAAGGCGAGAATTTTCCAGCCCAGCGCATCGATTGGTCGCGCGTTCACGTCTTTTTCGGCGACGAGCGTAATGTGCCCGTCTCTGACGCAGATTCTAATGAAGGTCAAGCACGCAGTGCCCTGCTCAATCACGTAGATATTCCGGACCAGAATATTCACGGCTTTGATCTGGGCGCGGTGTCCATGGAAGCCGCAGCGAGTGCGTATGAGCCAGAGCTAAAGGAATTCGCCCCGAACGGATTCGACCTGCATCTGCTGGGCATGGGCGAAGAGGGCCATATCAATTCCTTGTTCCCCCATTCTGAGGCGGTTCGGGAACAAGAAGAGCTAGCTGTTCCCGTCCATGACTCTCCCAAGCCGCCGAGCGAGCGCATTACCCTTACTCTTCCCGCGGTAAACAAGTCTGCTCGTATTTGGCTTCTTGTTGCAGGCGAGGCCAAGGCGGAAGCTGCCAAGCATGTCGTTGAAGGCGCTGAGCCCGAAGAATGGCCGGCTGCAGGCGTGCACGGGAAGGAAGAGACCATCCTCTTCCTTGCCGATGACGCTGCCTCCGAGCTGTAGTCACGTCAGCCTAGTGCGCAGCCGAGCTGAACTTGTGGCTCGGCGCCACGCAAAAAGCGCCGGTACCGCTTCCCCACCCCAGTTCCCACAGGGAACCAGGAAGTTGGAAGCCGATACCGGCGCTTTCGCTATTCCAGCTGGTAGCTTAAGCGAATGCCTGGATGAGGTTGAGGCCTACGATGCACGCAAGCCAGATAATTACCATGACCACGGTGTAACGGTCCAGGTTCTTTTCCACGACGGTCGAGCCGGAAAGGTTAGACTGCACGCCGCCGCCGAAGAGGCTGGACAGGCCGCCACCTTTGCCCTTGTGCAGCAGCACGAAGATGGACATCAAAATAGCTGCGATGACCAAGATGATTTCCAGTGCCAAGACCATGAGGATAATCCTTATTTCTAACGTGCGCCCTGTGGGTAACTCTCGCCACCCGCTAGCGCGGAATCGTACTTTTAGACTTCGCGTACAGCAAAGCTATCACATCGGCCCACTCTACACGATGGCGCGGGCTGGAACCATTCCAACCCGCACCTTAGCGCGAACCTGTGACAGGTGATAACTCCTGTTAGCTCAGGGCATTAGCTGCGTTGGCAGCCAACTTGGCAAACTCCTCGCCAACCAAGGAGGCGCCACCGATGAGGCCGCCGTCGACGTCAGGCTTGCTGACGATCTCTGCAACGGAATCAACCTTGACGGAACCACCGTAGAGAATGCGGATACCTGCAGCAACCTCCTCACCTGCGAGCTCCTTTACGAGCTCACGGATGGCGGCGCAGACTTCCTGGGCATCGTCTGCGGAGGCAACCTTGCCGGTGCCAATAGCCCACACTGGCTCGTAGGCGATGACGGTCTTGGCAAGCTGGTCTGCGCTCAGGCCAGCCAAAGAATTGCGGGTCTGGTTGACCACGTAGTCCACGTGGGTACCGGCCTCGCGTACAGCCAGCGGCTCGCCTACGCACACGATAGGGCTGATGCCATTGTCCAATGCTGCGGCTGCCTTTTCTGCAACGAGCTTATCGGTCTCGCCGTGGTACTGACGGCGCTCCGAGTGGCCCACGACCACCCAGCTGCAGCCGAGCTTGGCCAGCATCTTGCCAGATACTTCACCAGTGAATGCGCCGGACTCATGCTTAGAGATATCCTGCGCACCGTAGGTGACCTGCAGCTTGTCACCTTCTACCAGCGTTTGGATAGTGCGAATATCAGTAAACGGGACCATGTAGGCCACGTCGACCTTCTCGTAGTAGTCCTTTGGCAGGGAGAAGGCGAACTTCTGAACGGAGCCGATGGCCTCGACGTGGTCGAGGTTCATTTTCCAGTTACCTGCAATAAGTGGGGTGCGTGCCATGAATATTTCCTCTCTTTTGGCAAGTTGATCAGGCAGTTTTAGGCTTCCAGGACAGATACGCCCGGAAGCTCCTTGCCCTCGAGGTACTCGAGGGAGGCGCCGCCACCGGTGGAGATGTGGCTGAAGCCGTCCTCGTCCAAGCCCAGCATACGCACGGAGGCAGCGGAGTCGCCCCCACCGACGACGGAGAAGGAACCGTTGTTTGCGGTGGCGTCGATAATAGCCTGCGCTACCCCAGCAGTGCCCTTGGAGAAGGCTTCCATTTCGAATACGCCCATCGGGCCGTTCCAGAAGACGGTCTTGGAAGAAGCAAGAACCTCTGCAAATTTTTCCACGGACTTTGGTCCAATATCCAGAGACATCCAGCCCTCAGGGATGCTATCGAGCTCGACCACCTGGGTCTCTGCATCCGCCGCGAACTTGCTTGCAGCAATCAGATCAACCGGAAGCACCAGCTTGTCACCAAAGCGCTCGAGCAGGTCCTTGCAGTTTTCGATCTGATCTTCCTGCAGCAGGGACTCTTGAACGTTGTAGCCCTTGGCAGCCAGCAGGGTGTAGCACATGCCGCCACCAATGATGACCTTGTCTGCCTTGCCGGCCAGTGCTTCAATCACGCCGAGCTTATCCGAAACCTTGGCGCCGCCGAGGACGACCACGTACGGGTGCTCCGGCTCCTTAGCTACCGTGGACAGAACCGACAGTTCCTTTTCTACGAGCTTGCCTGCGTAAGCCGGCAGGCGCTTAGCGACGTCATACACAGATGCCTGCGCACGGTGGACAACGCCAAAGCCATCGGAAACAAAAGCGCCGTTATCGGCTGCCAGAGCAACGAGCTCGTCAGCGAACTGGCCGCGCTCAGCCTCGTCCTTGGAGGTCTCACGAGGGTCGAAGCGGACGTTTTCTACCAACATCACGTCACCATCGTTGAGGCCGTTGGCACGCTCATGAGCGTCTTCTCCGGTGACGTCGCCGGCTAGGGCAACGTACTGGTCAAGCGCTTCAGACAGCGCTTCAGCTACTGGAGCCAAAGAGAACTTAGGGTTTACCTCACCCTTTGGACGACCCAGGTGAGCGGAAAGAATGACCTTTGCGCCACCTTCTACCAGTGCCTTGATGGTCGGAAGAGAAGCGTTAATACGTCCGGGATCGGTAATGTTTCCCTCTTCATCAAGTGGAACATTGAAGTCAGAGCGGACGAGGACGTGGCGGGATTCGACGCCCTCCTTGAGAAGATCGTCAAGTGTCTGGAAAGCCATTATTTACTCCTTAATTAATTCGGACGGGTTAAAAGGCTATAGATATAAGAATACCGGCCACGACGCAGCGCCGTTAAGGCTTGCATCGGGGCCGGATTCTCATTGTTTGAGCTCTAGTTTAGAGCTTGTCTGCCACCAGGTTGGTCAGGCGAACGAGCTGGGAGGTGTAGCCCCACTCGTTGTCGTACCAACCCAGAACCTTGACCAGGTTGCCGTTGGAGACCTTGGTCATGCCGGAGTCGAAGATGCAGCCGTGCGGGGAGGTAACAATGTCGGTGGAAACCAGCGGATCCTCGGTGTATGCGAGGGTGTCCTTGAGCTCGCCCTCAGCAGCTTCCTTCAGGGCGGCGTTGATTTCCTCGGCGGTGACATCGCGGGAAGCGGTGAAGGTCAGGTCGGTAGCGGAGCCGGTGATAACCGGAACGCGCATTGCGTAACCATCCAGCTTGCCGTCCAGCTCAGGCAGAACCAGGGATACGGCCTTAGCAGCGCCAGTGGAGGTAGGCACCATGTTTACTGCAGCGGCACGGGCGCGGCGCGGATCCTTGTGCGGAGCGTCCTGGATGCGCTGGTCGCCGGTGTAAGCGTGAACGGTGGTCATCAGGCCCTTTTCAATGCCGAACTTGTCATTGAGAACCTTTGCCATCGGTGCCAGGCAGTTAGTGGTGCAGGATGCCGCGGAGATGAGGTTGTGGTTTGCCGGATCATAGGTGTCAGAGTTGACGCCGTAGACGAAGGTTGCGTCTACTTCCTTACCCGGAGCGGAGATGATGACCTTCTTGGCGCCCGCCTCGAGGTGAGCCTTGGCATCGTTGCCGTTGGTGAAGCGGCCGGTGGACTCGATGACGAGGTCTACGTTGTACTCGCCCCACTTGAGCTGCTTCGGGTCCTTCTCTGCGGTTACCACGATGCGGTGGCCGTTAACGGTAATGGACTCATCGTCGTGAGTAATTTCGCCATCGAAGCGGCCCAGTACGGAGTCGTACTTCAGCAGGTTAGCCAGCGTGCCGTTGTCGGTCAGGTCGTTTACTGCAACAACTTCGAGGTCGTTGTCACCCTGAGCGACTGCACGGAAAAAGTTACGGCCGATGCGGCCAAAGCCATTGATACCTACGCGGATAGTCACTGTATTTCTCCTCAAAGAGTCGAGTAAATGTGTGTACGGGTATGTGCGCGGGTCCTTCAATGAAGTCAGTGTTTGAGAAGCGCCCGAGCGTTTTCCCTTACAGTGCCGATACTACCGAGCGTTTTTTGTCAGCGCAGGCTCCCAGCAGCCTTAAGAACTAGTAGATGACAGACTTTCCAAAAGCGCGTACACTCTTTCCGATCCTTTTTATTTCCCACATATAAACCCGCTGGATAGGCCCGAAACCGTGGGTTTGTGTTGTGTTTACCCCGTAAACGTGAGATATATCACTGCTACACTTCAGGAGTTGCGCCCGCCTCTGCCCGATCGGACATTGAGAAATGCTGCCGCTAACACCTACCAAGACGACCGTATTGTTTCCGTGACACCCACCGCACGATATGCTTTCCTTACTCACTGGCTCACAAAGCGTTTAAGGCAACCCTGCCTGCTCTAGCGCCACCGTTGGTCACCGTGAGAATGCTTCATGTGCCCGTAATCTCCTACGGGCAAGACCACCGTAGAAATCAAGGACTTCTCTTGTTCGAAATAAATACCTCTGCTGTGGGTGACAGCCTCGGGCTTACCGCCCTGGTGGCGATTCTCCCGCTCATTGCATTCTTTATCATGCTGCTAGGCGTAAAGGCACGCGCGCATACTTCTGGCGCCGTTGCCCTGGCAGTATCCCTCATTATTGCCATCGCCGGCTTCTCCATGCCGGTAGATATGGCTTTGTCCTCTGCCGTACGCGGCGGGCTGTTCGGGCTCCTGCCCATTGTCTGGGTCATCATTACTGCAATCTGGTTCTATGAAATCACCGTAGCTTCCGGGCGCTTCGAGGACCTGCGCAAGACCTTTGACCTTTTGGGTGACGGCGATATTCGCATCCAGGCTATCCTCATCGCCTTCTGTTTTGGCGGTTTGTTGGAGGCCCTCGCCGGTTTTGGTGCCCCCGTAGCCATTACCGCGACCATGGTCATGGCCCTCGGTGTGAAGCCACTGCGCGCGGCTACAGTAGTTCTGATTGCTAATACCGCTCCGGTTGCTTTCGGCGCGGTTGGCATCCCCGTAACCACTGCTGGCGAGGTAGCCGGTCGCAGCGCCGAGCAAACCCACGACATCGCAGCACTTATCTCCTTGCAGGTGCTGCTCATCGCCGCCATCGTGCCATTCCTCATCGCCTTCATCTTGGATGGCTTCCGCGGTGTCAAGGAAACTGCCCCGGCTGCTGCCGTGATTGGCATTTCCTTCGCGTTGACTCAGTGGTTGACCGCGACTTTCTTTGCGTACCAGCTCACCAACGTCATCGCCTGCATCGTCTCTTTGGGCTGTGCTTTCGCCTTCCTCCGGGTATGGAAGCCGAAGGGCGTCAAGGAGTTGCGCGAGCGTCTCGAGCTGCCTGCCGCTGAGTCCACCACCGACCTCAACGGACGCCGTATCTGGATGGCGCTGCTTCCCTACGCCGTAGTGACCGTGGTCTTTGCCGTGGCCACCGCCGCCCCAGCCATCTTCGGATTCCTCAAGCTCCACTTTGCCTGGCCTTTGCTTGATGACGCGATTGTCGACGCCGACGGCAAGCTCATGGATACCAGCTTCAGCTTCAATGTCTTTGGCAATCCAGGTACGCTCCTGCTGCTCTCGGGCATTATTGTTGCGGTTGTCTACCACTACTTCAATGAAAATGGCCGCTACAGCCTAAGCTTTGGGCAGCCGGTAAGCGCCTTTGGGGACGTAGTCAGCCGCATGAAGTTCTCGGCTCTTACCATCATCCTGGTGCTGGCCTTGGCCTATACGATGAACTACTCCGGCCAGACTATTGCTATTGGTGAGTTCGTCTCTTCTGCCGGCAGCATCTTTGCGCTCTTCGCCCCAGTCCTGGGCTGGATTGGTACCGCGGTTACTGGCTCCGATACGTCTGCTAATGCCCTCTTTGCCAACCTGCAGGTTGCAGCGGCAGAGCGAATCAGCGTGAATCCTGACCTCATGCTCGCGGCCAATACCGCAGGCGGCGTTGTGGGCAAGATGATCTCCCCGCAGTCCCTTGCAATTGCGGCTACCGCCGTCAATATGGAGGGCAAGGAATCAGTCATCCTGAAGAACGTAGTGGGCTACTCCGTGGCCTTCCTTGCGTTTGTCTGCGTCATCGTGTTCCTGATGACAAACGTCCTAGGATTCCTCGTGCCCTAGTTCTTTAACGCTTCTGGCTAGCCGGTTGCGCACCTGCTAGCCGGGAAGGCACTAAAAATCTCCCCGCAGCTGCGCCTACCGCTTCGGTATCCGCACTGCGGGGAGTTTTGTCTGAGTTGATGCTTGCGAGCGTTAGGACTCGTTAAAGAGATCGTCTGTAATCGCTTGATTGGTATCGGGGATATCAAGCTCTTCGGCTCGTTTATCGGCCATCGACAGCAAGCGGCGAATACGCCCTGCTACCGCGTCCTTGGTCATAGGAGGCTCGGCCAGGCGGCCCAGCTCTTCTAGAGATGCCTCGCGGTGCTGAACACGCAAGCGGCCTGCGTCTGCCAAGTGCTCAGGAACATCATCACCTAGGATCTCCATGGCGCGGTCAACGCGCGCTGCCGCGGTAACTGCGGCGCGAGCAGAGCGCCGAAGGTTGGCGTCATCAAAATTGTCCAAGCGCCGAGACGTATCGTGCGCCTCCCGCTTGACGCGCTTCTTTTCCCAGCTCAATCGAGTCTCCTGAGCACCCATCCGGGTAAGAAGCGCCCCGATGGCATCGCCATCGCGTACAACGACGCGGTCTTCACCGCGGGTCTCCTTGGTCTTCGCTGAGATACCAAGGCGGCGGGCGCAGCCCACCAGTGCCAACGCAGCCTCTTGGCACGGGCAGGTGACTTCCAGCGCGGAAGAGCGGCCTGGCTCCGTGAGGCTGCCATGGGCAAGGAAGGCTCCGCGCCATGCTGCTTCGCTATCGGCCACGGTGCCGGAGATGACCTGCGGCGGCAGACCCACGACTGCATGGCCGGAGCGGGTGATAAGGCCTAGCCGACGGGTCAGCTCTTTCGCACCGGTGGAAATGCGGACCGTTACGCGAGTCTTCTTGGTGGTTCCTGCTGGGCCGGCAACGTGGCTCTCGGCGGATATTCCATAGAGGTCATCGAGTGCGGTCATGACGCGCCGCGCAATGGCGTGGCTTTCTAGCTCCAGCTCATAGGACATGCTGTCACCGGAAATATCTAGCTCGCCGGCGAATCGCAACATCGCCGCCAGTTCGGCAGCGCGAGCGGACTGGCGTGGCACGACGACAGCCGTCAATTCTTCTTTGACCTGGTCGGTCAATGGTGTGGTCACCTAGTTCGCCCCATTTCTATTCTCACAGTCACGAAGTATGCATACAGGCTAGAGCCTTGGCTCACGGCCTAGTGCGGTGAAAGGATTTCTGACATCATACCGCGCACGCTTGGTCGCCGCGCAGTCGGTCAAGCGCGATCGGCCGCACGCTAGCCTGAAGTGTAGGCACCAGTTCTAATCGCGAGCGCTGCGATAGTCCGAATATAGGTCCAGAAGTGCTGTAGACAGCTTTTCAGGGTCATGCTTATTGATGCTGCGGCCATCGGCATCAACTTGGCTCACATCCGCAAAGGTAGCGCGGGCACCTAGGGATTGCGCGGCGCGCTGAATATAGACGCGCTCACTATCGGTGGGTAAAGCCGCCTCGTCCACCAAAATGCGGTCAATCCGCAGATCGGGGGCGTGTTGAGCGAGCACATGCAAGTGGCGCTCTGCGGAAAAGCCATTAGTCTCACCGGGCTCAGCCGAAAGGTTCAAAACAACGACGCGCAGCGCATCGGAAGCAGAAATCGCATCCACTACCTCCGGCACGAGAGTATGTGGCAATACCGAACTAAACCACGAGCCTGGACCGATGGTGATGAGATCCGCGCGCTGGATGGCATCGAGCGCATCCGGATTCGCGCTGGGCTGTTCGGGCACGATGCGCACGCGCCGCACCTGGCCCGGCGTGGAAGCGACGGCAACCTGGCCGCGGACTTGGCGCATGACACGGGGGTCGTCGTCAAGCCCGGCTACGTCCGCTTCAATCTCTAGGGCCTGGTTGACTACTGGGAATACCCGCCCCTGGGAATTGGTAAGTTCTGCGATGGTATCCAGGGCAGCTTGATAATCGCCGAGCACACCCGTCAATCCCGCAATCATCAGATTGCCCACCGCATGCCCTGCCATCGCGCCATTGCCACCGAAACGGTGTTGTAAGGTTCGCGCCCACAAGTCCCCCACTGGGTCACTATTAGCCAAGGCAGCCAGCGCCATGCGCAGGTCACCCGGTGGGATGATTTCCAGCTCGCGGCGCAAACGGCCAGAGGATCCGCCATCATCCGCGACCGTAACAATGGCAGAAATATCGGTCGCATCGCTAAAGCGTGCGGACAGAAGGGTTTGATAAAGTCCATGGCCGCCTCCAAGGCAAACCATGTGTGAAGGATTGGTCATAAAAGCGTTAAAACTCCTGTGCTCTAGCCTCGAGCGATATCTCTATGCAAGGTGCTTACGTCTAATGTGTCATTGTCCCGCAGGCGCGCCGCAATAGCCTCTGCGATGGCGACGGAACGGTGGTGGCCGCCCGTGCAGCCGACTCCAAGCGTGATGAAGTTCTTGCCCTCATGGCGGTATCCATCCAGCATGGTGGAAAACATCTGCAAGAAATTGTCCACGAATTCCTGCGCCGCTGGCTGCGAGAGCACATAGTGGGCAACCGGTTCATCCGTACCGCGGTATCCGCGCAGTTCCGGAACCCAATAGGGGTTGGGCAGGAACCGCACGTCTACTACTAAGTCGGCATCGCGGGGCGAGCCATTCTTAAATCCAAAGGATTCGACGGTGACATGCTGCTTTTCATTTTGCATCTCACCAAAGGCGGCCTCAATGGCACGGCGAAGATCATGAATGGATAGGCTCGTCGTATCGATAATGATATCCGCATGGGAACGCACATCTGCCACTGCCCGGCGCTCGCGTTGGATTCCCACTTTAAGCGTGTCCCCCTCCTGCAAGGGGTGGGTGCGCCGCACCGAATCGAATCGGCGGATGAGTACATCATCGCGGGCATCCAAGAAGAGCACGGTGGGCTTCATATTTAGTTCCGTAAGCTCATCCATAATCTCCAACAGAGACCCTGGGAACATGCGCGAGCGCACATCCGTTACGGCTGCTACCTTGCCCACCGGAGTTTCCTCTTGGTTGCACAGCTTGAGCAGGTCCACAATGGCGCGAGGCGGAATATTGTGGGCCACGTAGTAGCCCTTGTCCTCAAACACTTTGGCAGCGGAACTCAACCCGCCGCCGGACATGCCGGTTATCAAAATGGGTGGAGTTTCGAAATGCGTCATGCTCTTCAGTCTAGCGCTTCAAGATTCGCTGCCTCTAGGAGAATGCCACTTAATTGCCCGCAGAATCATGCAAACTCTCGTACACGGTCTGGGCCAGTTTTGGACCAAAACCGTTGACCTCACAAATCTCATCCACAGTGGCGGCCTTGAGCTTTTTCACCGAACCGAAATGCTTGACCAGATCGGTGCGCCGTTGCGGTCCTAATCCCGGCACGGAATCGAGTACCGAGGAACGCATCCGCTTTGAGCGCTGCTGCCGGTGGTAAGTAATAGCGAAGCGGTGGGCTTCATCACGAATTTGCTGCAGGAGGAAGAGCGCTTGAGAGTTACGCGGCAAAATCACCGGCTCATCATCGCCGGGAACCCAAATTTCCTCGAGGCGCTTGGCCAGGCCCACCAGGGTTACATCCACAATGCCTAACTCATCAAATACCTCCTGAGCCGCGGCCACCTGGGGCGCGCCGCCATCCACGATAAAAAGCTGCGGTGGATACGCAAAGCGGCGACCCGCTTCGGCAGATTCTTCCGCCACCTTCTCCTCTGCAAAGGAAGACTCTTCTACTTCCTCATCCGGATGGGCCAGCTTATCTTGCTTGTGGCGTTTAAACCGACGGCGCGTGATCTCTGCGATAGAACCGACGTCATCCGAGCGGCCATCACCTGCTGCCTCCTTGATGCGGTAGCGCCTATAGTCCGACTTCTTGGGCAAACCATCTTCAAAGACCACTAGGGAAGCAACCACATCTGTGCCTTGAATGTGCGAGATATCGGTACATTCGATGCGCAATGGGGCTTGTTCCATGCCTAGGGCTTCTTGAATATCCTGCAATGCCGCCGAGCGTGCGGTGAGGTCTCCTACCCGCTTGAGCTTATGTTGGCGCAACTGCTCCTTGGCGTTTTTCTCTACCGTGGCCATAAGCTGCTTTTTATCGCCACGCTGGGGAACACGCAGGTCCACCTGGGCACCGCGCAGCTCCTCCAACAACGCGTTGACCTGCTCCGGTTCATCCGGCAGGGCCTGGACCAAAATCTGGCGTGGTATAACCTGCACGCGGCGGGATTTCATGTGCGATTCTTGGTCCACCCCGCGCCGCTTCACGTCCGCGGCGAGCGCAGCATCTTCGCGCGCTTCTTGTTTCTCGCGCTCTACTGCATCGGAATAGAACTGGATGAGGAAGTTTTGTACCAACGCGGGCAGCGCGGGATCAGGTTTTCCTTCTTCCAAGGGCTCTGAACTCGCCTGATCGCCGGCGCGTTCGACTACCCAACCGCGCTGACCGCGAATGCGCCCATCGCGAACGTGGAAAATCTGTACCGCTGCCTCAAGTTCATCCGAGTTAAAAGCAATGAGATCAGCATCCGTGCCGTCTGTAAAGACCACGGCTTGCTGTTCCATGATCTTGTCAATAGCGCCCAAGTCATCGCGCAGGCGCGCAGCGCGTTCGAACTCTAGGTTCTCGGCGGCCTGCTCCATGTCCTGGGTGAGTTTGCGGCGCACTGAACCGGTGTTGCCATTCATGAAGGACACGAGATCGTTGACCGTCTCGCGGTGGTCTTCCTTGCTTACTCGGCCAATGCAGGGTGCATCGCATTTGCCGATGTATCCCAAAAGGCACGGACGTCCGAGCCGCTCATGCCGGTTATACACGCCCTTGGAGCAGGTACGCATGGGAAAGACGCGGGTAAGCAAGTCCAAGCTTTCGCGCACGGCCCAGGCATGGGAATAGGGTCCGAAATAGCGCACTCCTTTACGCCGCGGGCCACGGTAGAAAAAGGCGCGAGGGACCGTCTCCCCGACCGAAACCGCGAGCATTGGATAGGTTTTATCGTCGCGGTACATGACGTTGAAGTGCGGATCAAAGCGCTTGATCCACGTGTACTCCAACTGCAGGGCTTCCACCTCGCTGGCAACTACCGTCCACTCCACCGAGTTGGCGGTGAGCACCATTTGGCGCGTGCGCGGGTGCAGTTGCGTGATGTCCTGAAAATAGTTGGACAGCCGAGCGCGCAGGTTCTTGGCTTTGCCCACGTAGATAACGCGGCGGTTTTCATCGCGGAACTTATAGACGCCCGGGTCGGTGGGGATGGTTCCAGGAGCCGGGCGGTAGGTGGTGGGGTCAGCCAATTG
The nucleotide sequence above comes from Corynebacterium tuberculostearicum. Encoded proteins:
- the uvrC gene encoding excinuclease ABC subunit UvrC, translated to MADPTTYRPAPGTIPTDPGVYKFRDENRRVIYVGKAKNLRARLSNYFQDITQLHPRTRQMVLTANSVEWTVVASEVEALQLEYTWIKRFDPHFNVMYRDDKTYPMLAVSVGETVPRAFFYRGPRRKGVRYFGPYSHAWAVRESLDLLTRVFPMRTCSKGVYNRHERLGRPCLLGYIGKCDAPCIGRVSKEDHRETVNDLVSFMNGNTGSVRRKLTQDMEQAAENLEFERAARLRDDLGAIDKIMEQQAVVFTDGTDADLIAFNSDELEAAVQIFHVRDGRIRGQRGWVVERAGDQASSEPLEEGKPDPALPALVQNFLIQFYSDAVEREKQEAREDAALAADVKRRGVDQESHMKSRRVQVIPRQILVQALPDEPEQVNALLEELRGAQVDLRVPQRGDKKQLMATVEKNAKEQLRQHKLKRVGDLTARSAALQDIQEALGMEQAPLRIECTDISHIQGTDVVASLVVFEDGLPKKSDYRRYRIKEAAGDGRSDDVGSIAEITRRRFKRHKQDKLAHPDEEVEESSFAEEKVAEESAEAGRRFAYPPQLFIVDGGAPQVAAAQEVFDELGIVDVTLVGLAKRLEEIWVPGDDEPVILPRNSQALFLLQQIRDEAHRFAITYHRQQRSKRMRSSVLDSVPGLGPQRRTDLVKHFGSVKKLKAATVDEICEVNGFGPKLAQTVYESLHDSAGN